The following proteins come from a genomic window of Crassostrea angulata isolate pt1a10 chromosome 1, ASM2561291v2, whole genome shotgun sequence:
- the LOC128165232 gene encoding C-type lectin domain family 4 member K-like: MRSFEFSIYCAFLVLALCSSVSYAATYKEDNALMKNISDLPFQLFSSIQKKTKMIKTAVFETQCSETCCTFNGCESSGSETCDGQMLTNLNRIQSSINDVWRRKPKTIGWYMNIFYHIFMVVFHFFSKQIFCRDQGTTLLQINDDDENKWFTKNFPNVPYWIDFTDNGTEGKWITLSTGKTAYSSWDKGQPANWGKAQHCAFTNYQSRLGRWDDVQCDA, encoded by the exons ATGCGGTCTTTTGAGTTTAGTATTTATTGTGCGTTCCTGGTGCTGGCCTTGTGCTCATCAGTTTCTTATGCTGCAACATACAAGGAAGATAATGCATTGATGAAAAACATCTCGGACCTTCCTTTCCAACTGTTTTCGTCCATtcagaagaaaacaaaaatgataaag ACAGCTGTCTTTGAGACTCAGTGCAGTGAGACATGCTGTACGTTCAATGGTTGCGAGTCTAGCGGATCCGAAACCTGTGACGGACAGATGTTGACAAATTTGAATAGGATTCAATCAAGTATCAACGATGTCTGGAGAAGGAAACCAAAAACCATTGGTTGgtacatgaacatattttacC ATATATTCATggttgtatttcattttttttcaaaacagatttTCTGCAGAGATCAGGGAACAACCCTGCTTCAGATCAACGATGATGATGAAAACAAATGGTTTACAAAGAATTTTCCAAATG TTCCATATTGGATTGACTTTACTGACAATGGCACAGAGGGGAAATGGATAACACTCTCAACAGGGAAAACCGCATACTCAAGTTGGGATAAGGGACAACCAGCCAATTGGGGGAAAGCGCAGCACTGTGCCTTCACCAATTATCAAAGTCGTCTTGGACGGTGGGACGATGTACAATGTGACGCTTAA
- the LOC128178010 gene encoding mannose-binding protein C-like encodes MNNEQHGFKNSPLLTSFHIFCRDQGTTLLQINDDDENKWLTKNFPNVEYRIDFTDIGTEGKWVTLSTGKSTYTSWDRGQPENWRGDQDCANNNYSKRLGRWDDTKCNGTYQVMCEASGSEF; translated from the exons atgaacaatGAGCAGCACGGTTTTAAGAATTCTCCGTTATTAACAAGTTTCCAT atttTCTGCAGAGATCAGGGAACAACCCTGCTTCAGATCAACGATGATGATGAAAACAAATGGCTTACAAAGAATTTTCCAAATG TCGAATACCGGATTGATTTTACTGACATTGGTACGGAAGGAAAATGGGTGACATTATCTACCGGGAAAAGTACATACACAAGTTGGGATCGTGGACAACCAGAAAACTGGAGGGGTGATCAGGACTGTGCCAACAACAATTATTCTAAACGACTTGGACGATGGGACGATACGAAGTGTAACGGCACGTATCAAGTCATGTGTGAAGCATCAG gtTCTGAATTCTAA
- the LOC128165285 gene encoding hepatic lectin-like translates to MRSLEFSICCAFLTLVFGSSVSYAATYKEDDALIKNISDLHFQLFSSIQKKTKMIKTAVFETQCSGSGCTFNGCESSGSETCDGQMLTKLNRIQSSINNVWKRKPISVLFSTVCKKGWKRYNGHCYFLFSGKMNWFQAQIFCRNQGTTLLQINDAGENKWLTKNFPNVEYWIDFTDIGTEGKWVILSTGKSTYTSWDRGQPDNWKGDQHCGYNNFVKRLGRWDDVKCNATYQVMCEASGSEF, encoded by the exons ATGCGGTCTTTGGAGTTTAGTATTTGTTGTGCGTTCCTTACGCTGGTCTTTGGCTCATCAGTTTCTTATGCAGCAACATACAAGGAAGATGATGCATTGATAAAAAACATCTCAGATCTTCATTTCCAACTGTTTTCGTCCATtcagaagaaaacaaaaatgataaag ACAGCTGTCTTTGAGACTCAGTGCAGTGGATCAGGCTGTACTTTCAATGGTTGCGAGTCTAGCGGATCCGAAACCTGTGATGGACAGATGCTCACAAAGTTGAATAGGATTCAATCAAGTATCAACAATGTTTGGAAAAGGAAGCC TATATCTGTTTTATTCTCAACAGTTTGTAAAAAAGGATGGAAACGCTATAACGGTCACTGCTATTTCTTATTCAGCGGTAAAATGAACTGGTTTCAAGCGCAG ATTTTCTGCAGAAACCAGGGAACAACTTTGCTTCAGATCAACGATGCAGGTGAAAACAAATGGCTTACAAAGAATTTTCCAAATG tCGAATACTGGATTGATTTTACTGACATTGGCACGGAAGGAAAATGGGTGATATTATCTACCGGGAAAAGTACATACACAAGTTGGGATCGTGGACAACCAGACAACTGGAAGGGTGATCAGCATTGTGGCTACAACAATTTTGTTAAACGACTTGGACGATGGGATGATGTGAAATGTAACGCCACATATCAAGTAATGTGTGAAGCATCAG gTTCTGAATTCTGA